One region of Triticum aestivum cultivar Chinese Spring chromosome 6B, IWGSC CS RefSeq v2.1, whole genome shotgun sequence genomic DNA includes:
- the LOC123135661 gene encoding glutamate receptor 3.1-like, whose product MEISFLMLLVLSLLLFPNGICKSLAARPLVVNIGSILQFNSTTGGVAVVAIHAALEDINSDPTVLNGTTLKVQIKDTNCFDGFLGMVQALQFMETDVIALIGPQCSTISHIISYVANELRVPLMSFASDATLSSIQFPFFVRTGPNDLYQMAAVAEVVDYNHWKIVTAIYIDNVYGRNGVAALDDALALKRCKISHKVGFPSNAKRSELINLLVSVSYMESRVIILHTGAEPGLKLFSMAKQLNMMGNGYVWIATDWLSAYLDTNSSVPAETISGLQGVLTLRPHIPNSKMKSNLVSKWSTQSKKYNYSDLRVNTYGFYVYDSVWAVARALDAFFDDGGRISFSNDSMLHDETGGTLHLEAMSISDMGNKLLEKIRKVNFTGVSGQVQFDAGGNLIHPAYDIISIIGNGVRTIGFWSNYSGLLSTVSPEALYSKPPNISLADQHLYDVIWPGETAQRPRGWVFPSNAKQLKIGVPNRFSFKEFVTKDNSTGSMKGYCIDVFTQALALLPYPVSYKFVPFGNGTENPNYDKLVQMIESNEFDAAIGDIAITMRRTVTFDFTQPFIETGLVILAPVKQHITSSWAFLQPFTLETWCVTGLYFLIVGVVVWVLEHRINDDFRGSVRQQIITIFWFSFSTLFFAHRENTMSASGRGVLIIWLFVVLIIVSSYTASLTSILTVQQLDTSIKGIDDLKNSNDPIGFQVGSFAQDYMVKELNISRSRLRALGSPQEYAEALKLGPKEGGVMAIVDEHPYVELFLSTYCKIAVAGTDFTSRGWGFAFPRDSPLQVDLSTAILSLSENGELQRIHDKWLKTGECATDNSEFVDSDQLRLESFLGLFLICGVACVLALLIYFGIMLRKYLRHEQRKSLRRFISFVHGKDPPKNDERRSMSLLGSSTPATPMSSLTTLEIERPAMEVRNTSVIEMES is encoded by the exons TCATGTTGTTGGTTCTCTCTCTGCTTCTGTTTCCTAATGGCATCTGCAAGAGTTTAGCTGCGAGGCCTCTTGTTGTGAATATTGGGTCTATTCTTCAATTTAACTCCACCACTGGAGGTGTTGCCGTGGTTGCCATCCATGCAGCCCTGGAAGATATCAACTCTGATCCAACAGTTCTAAATGGAACTACACTAAAGGTTCAAATCAAGGATACAAATTGCTTTGATGGTTTCCTTGGCATGGTTCAAG CTTTGCAGTTCATGGAGACTGATGTTATTGCACTCATTGGCCCTCAGTGCTCTACAATTTCTCATATCATTTCATATGTAGCAAATGAGCTTCGAGTCCCTTTGATGTCCTTTGCTTCTGATGCAACTCTTTCATCGATACAGTTCCCGTTCTTTGTCAGGACTGGTCCCAATGACCTCTATCAAATGGCGGCTGTGGCAGAAGTTGTTGACTACAACCACTGGAAGATAGTGACCGCCATATACATTGACAATGTTTATGGTCGAAATGGCGTTGCTGCTTTGGATGATGCACTCGCTTTAAAGCGCTGCAAAATCTCCCACAAGGTTGGGTTTCCTTCCAATGCTAAAAGAAGTGAGCTCATAAATTTGTTGGTTAGTGTTAGTTATATGGAGTCTCGTGTTATCATTCTCCATACTGGAGCTGAACCTGGACTCAAGCTTTTCTCTATGGCAAAACAACTGAACATGATGGGCAACGGCTATGTGTGGATTGCAACTGACTGGCTGTCTGCATATCTTGATACTAATTCATCAGTTCCTGCTGAGACTATATCTGGCCTGCAAGGTGTTCTTACTTTACGGCCACATATCcccaactcaaagatgaagagtAATTTGGTCTCCAAATGGAGCACTCAAAGTAAAAAGTACAACTATAGTGATCTTCGTGTAAATACTTATGGTTTTTATGTTTATGATAGTGTCTGGGCAGTAGCTCGGGCTCTGGATGCCTTCTTTGATGATGGTGGTAGGATTTCCTTTTCAAATGACTCGATGTTACATGATGAAACTGGAGGAACTCTTCACCTTGAAGCAATGAGCATTTCTGACATGGGAAATAAATTATTGGAGAAGATTAGAAAGGTAAACTTCACTGGGGTGTCTGGGCAAGTGCAATTCGATGCTGGAGGCAACCTAATTCATCCTGCATATGACATCATAAGCATCATCGGAAATGGCGTGCGGACCATTGGTTTTTGGTCAAATTATTCTGGCTTGTTGTCGACTGTCTCTCCAGAGGCTCTATATTCAAAGCCTCCTAATATTTCTCTCGCTGATCAGCATCTCTATGATGTTATTTGGCCTGGGGAGACTGCACAGAGGCCTCGAGGATGGGTTTTTCCTTCTAATGCCAAGCAGTTGAAAATTGGTGTTCCGAACAGATTTAGTTTCAAAGAGTTTGTCACGAAAGACAATTCTACTGGGTCAATGAAGGGTTATTGCATCGATGTCTTTACTCAGGCATTGGCTTTGCTTCCTTATCCTGTTAGTTACAAGTTTGTACCTTTTGGGAATGGTACTGAAAATCCTAATTATGACAAACTCGTACAGATGATTGAATCAAAT GAATTCGATGCAGCTATAGGGGATATCGCAATTACAATGAGGCGGACAGTAACTTTTGATTTCACCCAGCCATTCATTGAAACAGGCTTAGTTATCTTGGCTCCGGTTAAACAGCATATAACATCGTCCTGGGCATTCTTGCAGCCATTTACTTTGGAGACGTGGTGTGTTACAGGGTTGTACTTCCTTATTGTGGGTGTGGTTGTTTGGGTTCTTGAACATCGGATCAATGATGATTTCCGTGGTTCAGTACGTCAACAAATAATAACTATTTTCTG GTTCAGTTTTTCGACGTTGTTCTTCGCACACA GAGAAAATACTATGAGCGCCTCAGGGCGTGGTGTCCTGATCATATGGCTATTTGTTGTTCTGATAATTGTATCCAGCTATACCGCGAGTCTTACTTCCATCCTGACCGTGCAACAACTTGATACTTCTATAAAAGGAATCGATGACCTGAAAAATAGCAATGATCCTATTGGTTTCCAAGTTGGTTCTTTTGCACAAGACTACATGGTTAAGGAGCTCAACATCTCACGTTCAAGGCTAAGAGCTCTCGGTTCACCACAAGAATACGCTGAAGCCCTCAAGCTAGGCCCTAAGGAAGGAGGTGTTATGGCCATTGTTGACGAGCACCCCTATGTTGAACTGTTTTTGTCAACCTACTGCAAGATTGCGGTAGCTGGTACAGATTTCACCAGCAGAGGATGGGGCTTT GCATTTCCAAGGGACTCCCCTTTGCAAGTAGACCTCTCCACCGCAATCCTGTCATTGTCAGAGAATGGGGAGCTGCAGCGGATCCATGACAAGTGGCTCAAGACAGGGGAGTGCGCAACTGACAACAGCGAGTTTGTTGACTCAGACCAGCTCCGCCTTGAGAGCTTCCTTGGTCTGTTCCTAATCTGTGGCGTGGCATGTGTCCTCGCGTTGCTAATCTACTTTGGTATCATGCTACGCAAATACCTGAGGCATGAGCAGAGGAAGAGCCTGAGAAGATTCATCTCATTCGTCCATGGCAAGGATCCACCAAAGAACGACGAGAGGCGGTCCATGAGCCTGCTTGGAAGCTCGACGCCGGCAACGCCGATGAGCAGCCTTACTACCCTTGAGATAGAAAGGCCGGCCATGGAAGTCAGAAACACCAGCGTTATTGAAATGGAAAGCTAG